A part of Funiculus sociatus GB2-C1 genomic DNA contains:
- a CDS encoding flotillin domain-containing protein codes for MLFWLTFIQSLPIANVSELAPTELQTEENIPLNEQSNLFAQTLQPLPVQPTVAQLGSGIVFPGIIAALVLLLLLSIWAYTRVYVVTPNNEAFVRTGGVFIKSKAVILYGGCVVLPGFHQLTRVPLREISIDVERTGKLAVRTQDYLRANMRVTFYVCINADEQDVLTAAARLSRAGKITPEDIKDALEKRADDAIRAAAKNKSLAEIDSDKIGFADAVLNLVQQDLKKVGLTLNNIAISEIEESDTYDTNNFFDAQGVRLRTETIQRSIQQKREVELTTQVTIEQKELDAQKRSLQIEQEKENAKQEQQLQVEALKAQKQREIQESRDREAATVQRTKILQLKSVEEEEIRKKLGVQQSQIEADISLEERNKQLKVAQALQKQEAEVAEITRQRIIQEEEINKKLAVQQSQIEADISLEERNKQFKVAQTLQKQEAEMAEIIRLQTVESSKLQAQVQVAESEKLSRIAQEEVAIAVANKKRESFVAEAQQARAESSVTTASAVEKAERDKQLSIIAAEREAQEKSISDRNVVEIDAFRRRRQAEIAQQAAELEAEAIRTLADANRDKALAEAEGIQAQIAAQNTISDANLTAKIITTIWPELADKLPEIVKALAPQPGVIGDARIYSFPGANGSNGNGAGDINKMLLSTSGLALINTLLEDGKLGSLIGQVSNLVRSNNGSIPPEALTAMISSVEKPSQNNNQDGMQIS; via the coding sequence ATGCTATTTTGGCTCACTTTCATCCAATCACTACCAATTGCTAACGTCTCTGAATTAGCACCTACCGAGTTGCAAACAGAGGAGAATATTCCACTGAATGAGCAATCAAATCTATTCGCTCAAACACTCCAACCACTTCCAGTACAACCTACAGTTGCCCAATTAGGTAGCGGCATTGTCTTCCCTGGAATTATTGCCGCTTTGGTTCTTTTACTGCTGTTAAGCATTTGGGCGTATACACGGGTTTATGTTGTTACACCCAACAACGAAGCTTTTGTGAGAACTGGCGGAGTTTTTATTAAAAGTAAAGCGGTCATTCTCTATGGCGGTTGCGTTGTACTGCCAGGATTTCATCAGCTTACCCGTGTACCTTTACGGGAAATTTCCATTGATGTTGAACGCACCGGGAAGCTGGCTGTCCGTACCCAAGATTACCTCCGGGCAAATATGCGGGTGACTTTCTATGTCTGCATCAATGCCGACGAACAAGATGTTTTAACGGCGGCGGCTAGGCTATCTAGAGCTGGAAAAATCACGCCGGAAGATATTAAAGATGCTCTGGAAAAACGGGCAGACGATGCGATTCGGGCAGCGGCGAAAAATAAGAGTCTAGCCGAGATTGATTCAGACAAGATTGGGTTTGCTGATGCCGTTTTAAATCTGGTTCAGCAAGATTTGAAGAAAGTAGGTTTGACGCTAAACAATATTGCCATTTCAGAAATTGAAGAAAGCGATACCTACGATACGAATAACTTTTTCGATGCTCAAGGCGTGCGACTGCGGACTGAAACGATTCAACGCTCGATTCAACAAAAAAGAGAAGTTGAATTAACGACTCAAGTTACCATTGAGCAGAAAGAACTGGATGCTCAAAAGCGATCGCTCCAAATTGAGCAAGAGAAAGAAAACGCCAAACAAGAGCAACAGTTACAAGTAGAAGCACTCAAAGCTCAAAAACAGCGGGAAATCCAAGAATCCAGAGACAGAGAAGCAGCAACCGTGCAGCGTACCAAGATTTTGCAGCTTAAATCCGTTGAAGAAGAAGAAATTCGCAAGAAATTGGGAGTGCAACAAAGCCAAATTGAGGCAGATATTTCCCTAGAGGAACGCAATAAACAACTCAAGGTTGCACAAGCACTACAAAAACAAGAAGCAGAAGTTGCGGAAATAACCCGCCAACGCATCATTCAAGAGGAAGAAATTAACAAAAAACTGGCAGTACAACAAAGCCAAATTGAGGCAGATATTTCCCTAGAGGAACGCAATAAACAATTCAAGGTGGCGCAAACACTGCAAAAACAAGAAGCAGAAATGGCGGAAATTATTCGTCTACAGACAGTAGAATCCTCGAAATTGCAAGCGCAAGTGCAGGTAGCGGAGTCAGAAAAACTGTCAAGAATTGCCCAAGAAGAGGTAGCGATCGCAGTCGCCAACAAAAAACGGGAAAGCTTTGTCGCTGAGGCACAACAAGCGAGAGCAGAATCATCTGTGACAACGGCAAGTGCAGTTGAGAAAGCCGAACGGGACAAACAGCTTTCAATTATTGCTGCCGAACGAGAAGCCCAAGAAAAGAGTATTAGCGATCGCAACGTTGTCGAAATTGATGCTTTCCGACGCAGACGGCAAGCCGAAATTGCCCAACAAGCAGCAGAACTAGAAGCCGAAGCAATTCGCACTTTAGCAGATGCCAACCGCGACAAAGCTTTAGCCGAAGCCGAAGGTATTCAAGCCCAAATTGCCGCCCAAAATACAATTAGCGACGCTAACCTCACAGCTAAGATTATCACCACAATTTGGCCTGAGCTCGCAGATAAATTGCCAGAAATTGTCAAGGCATTGGCACCTCAACCAGGAGTTATCGGCGATGCCCGAATTTACTCCTTCCCCGGTGCCAATGGCAGCAACGGCAACGGTGCTGGTGACATCAACAAAATGTTACTATCTACCAGCGGTTTAGCCCTAATTAATACCTTGCTAGAAGATGGCAAATTAGGCTCATTAATTGGTCAAGTTAGCAATCTGGTTCGTAGCAACAACGGCAGTATTCCGCCAGAAGCTCTCACCGCCATGATTTCCTCAGTAGAAAAGCCAAGCCAAAATAACAACCAAGACGGTATGCAAATCAGTTAA